The genomic DNA ttcctttctttccttgttgctttcttccttccttctcttctttctatctttctctttctctttttttccctccctctttcttccgtcttttatttcttttctttcttgttttcatcctcctttttcccattctttcttttctcccttgcttccttctttaccttttcttacTCTACCtcacttctctattcttctctctcctctcttcttctctattcttctctcttattctctcttcttctctattcatctctcttctctcatcttctctcttcttctctcaccttttctcttctctcttctctgcgtGGGCGAGTTCCTGCTGAGTGCATTTACATGAGggagaaaagtaatgataatgataaggaaattattgctgatggtgatgctggtgatatAGTTACTGTCGTgggaattaatgttattattgggtcattattataattggtattgttgtttttgttcttgttactgttattatcgtcaatgttgtttttgttgttattgttattttttattattattttaatgatattatttttattgttcttattgttattatttttttcatggtttttattatctacattattatctacattattattattattattattattattattattattattattattattattattactattattattattattattgctattattgttattattatattattattgttatattattattatattattatattattatattattatattattatattattattattatcgacaccaccaccaccacctccaccacctccacctccacctccacctccacctccacctccaccaccaccaccacctccaccaccacctccaccaccacctccacctccaccaccaccaccaccaccaccaccaccaccaccaccaccaccaccaccaccaccaccactaattattcttaatcattattatcatcattgttctcagtCGCAGTCACCTCTCGCGCTTTTTCGGAAACACGTTTGATACCGGGAAAGAAAATTgattaaggaagaagaaataaagatgataaaacgaCGAAACACAGAAGATATTGAAAATAAGGGGGGATTgggaaaagagggtgagggggaggaggggagggaattagggagggagggagggggaagggggggagatgctgaaagggaggaaagaagtaagggtgggaaggataagggaaggaaggagatagagaagactTAAAAAAGGAGGcgactgagaaaaaaaatgataataataataataataatatgcatgggaatgagaaaaagggggtggagtaagaaaaagagaagaagatgaaggataagaataagaataaagacgaggagaggaaagagaatgagggtaaATGAGCGActaaaatgagacagagagcgatgtcgtattttttttccttccttggtATTTTTTAACGCGGTAGCCTTCTGGTGCAGGTGAGATACCAGGAAGTGGCGTCTCTCCTaccatggaagggagggagagggagagggagagggagagggggaggaagggggagaaggaaggaagaggaggaaggNNNNNNNNNNNNNNNNNNNNNNNNNNNNNNNNNNNNNNNNNNNNNNNNNNNNNNNNNNNNNNNNNNNNNNNNNNNNNNNNNNNNNNNNNNNNNNNNNNNNNNNNNNNNNNNNNNNNNNNNNNNNNNNNNNNNNNNNNNNNNNNNNNNNNNNNNNNNNNNNNNNNNNNNNNNNNNNNNNNNNNNNNNNNNNNNNNNNNNNNNNNNNNNNNNNNNNNNNNNNNNNNNNNNNNNNNNNNNNNNNNNNNNNNNNNNNNNNNNNNNNNNNNNNNNNNNNNNNNNNNNNNNNNNNNNNNNNNNNNNNNNNNNNNNNNNNNNNNNNNNNNNNNNNNNNNNNNNNNNNNNNNNNNNNNNNNNNNNNNNNNNNNNNNNNNNNNNNNNNNNNNNNNNNNNNNNNNNNNNNNNNNNNNNNNNNNNNNNNNNNNNNNNNNNNNNNNNNNNNNNNNNNNNNNNNNNNNNNNNNNNNNNNNNNNNNNNNNNNNNNNNNNNNNNNNNNNNNNNNNtatatatatatatatatttatatatatttctatatatatatatatatatatatatatatatatatatatatatatatatatatatatatatatatatatatatatatatatatatatatatatatatatatatatatatatatatatatatatatatatatatatatatatatatatatatacatatatatatatatgaatatatatatatatatatatatatatatatatatatatatatatatacatatatatatatatatatatatatatttaattatattcatatatatttatatatatatacatatatatataaataaataaataaatatatatatatatatatatatatatatatttatatatatatatatatatatatatatatatatatatatatatatatatatatatatatatatatatatatatataaatatatatatatatttatatacatatatatgtatatatatatatatatatatatatatatgaaatatatatattcatatatatatatatatatatatatatatatatatatatatgaatatatatatgtatatatatatatatatgaatatatatatgtatatatatatatatatatgaatatatatatgtatatatatatatatatatatatatttttatatatataaatatatacatatatatatttatatatatatatatatatatatttatatgaatatatatatatatatatatatatatatatatatatatgaatatatatatatatatatatatatatatatatatatatatgaatatatatatatatatatatatatatatatatatatatatatatatatatatatatatatatatatatatattcatatatatatatgtatatatatataaatttatattcatatatatatatatatatatatatatatatttatattcatatatatatatatatatattcatatatatatagatatattcatatatatatatatatatatatatatatatatatatatatatatatattcatataaatatatatatatattcatatatatgtatatatattcatatatatattcatatatatatatatatatatatatatatgtatataaatttgtatatatatatataaatttgtatatatatatatatatttatatatatatttatatatacacatacatatatatatatatatatatatatatatatatatatatatatatatataaatttgtatatatatataaatatttatatatatatatatatatatatatttatatatatatgtgtgtgtgtgtgtgtgtgtgtgtgtatgtatgtatgtatatatatatgtgtatatttttatatgtatgtatgtatatatgtatatacttgtatatgtatgtatgtatatataagtatgtttgtatatgtatgtatgtatatatgtatatatttgtatacgtatgtatgtatatatgtatatatttgtatatgtatatatgtatatatatgtatgtgtatatatatgtatgtatatatatatatatgtatatatatatgtatgtatgtatatatatgtatatttatatgtatatatatgtatatatatatatatatatatatatatatatatatatatatatataatgtagatgtagatgtagatgtagatgtatatatgtatatatgtatatgcatatgtatatgtatatgcatatgtatatgtatatgcatatgcatatgcatatgtatatgtatatgtatatgtatatgtatatatatatatatatatatatatatatatatatatatatatattatagagagagagagagagagagagagagagagaatgaaagagagagacagagagagagagagagagagagagagattggggggggagagagagagagaaaattatatatatatatatatatatatatatatatatatatatatatatatatatatatatatatatatatatatatatatatatatatatatatatatatatatatatatatatatgcatgcatgcatgtatgtatgtatgtatatatatatatatatatatatatatatatatatatatatatatatatatatatatgtatttatatatatatatgtatataaatatattgtatgatatacatacatatttacatacatacatacatacatacaaatattattaaacgtacagatagatagataaacatacaaacaagcattcACATTTGCACAGAACCACAGAGCGAGACAAGCAAAGCGAAAGGcggaaacagaaagacaagaacAGTTCAAAAAAATAACTTTGGCGCTGCGATCGGTCTCGTTCTCCAGAAACCGCACCACGTGGCTGCTCTGTGCTTGCGTGCGATGgtattttggtttgtgtgtgttatcttgtttatttttgttaatgtttttgtttatgtgcatatgtatttgcgTGCTTGTTTGTATTTAATATAATTgtctataatagatatatagactaatAGATGTTCATATTGATACAAAGCACTGAATATGGAGCATTaatgataaaagtttttttttttttttttttttttttgcaaatccgAGAGGTAGAAATCACGATCATGGTACAGTTTGTCTTTTCAGTGTTACtcgaatattattttcataatgagcCGGGTAGTGAGGATTTTGAGGATGGTGAAGATAGTGAGGAAGGTGTGGATACGAAGGATAGTGAGGGCAGTGAGTATAGTAAGGATGGCGAGGATAGTGAAGATAGAAAGGATGGTAAGGATAGgaaagatagtgatggtgatgaagatagtgaGGAAGGTATGGATGGTGAAGATTGTGAGGATagaaaggatgatgaggatagtgaggaATGTGGTGGAAATGATGGTGAATGTGATAATTACGTTCTTACAAAGGGTGATAATGgtataagtgagagaaaaaaagaattttaatattgtttttattagtgacATTGATAGGGAATGTCAATATTTTTAATTATGGTTTTaatgcattgttattgttattattattttattattgttattgttttattagtattattttcgctattattttcaccattatcattattattgttgtattatttttgttattgtatttcccatcatcatcattgtaaatagAAAACAACAGAAGAcaataggagaaaaaatgaaaacgtgaGCTGGCGAGGGTGGGAGCCATGCCAGCGGACGTTGCAAACTCGCTGTTGTCACGTGTCACACGACGCATCGCACTCGGCATGACACGCGCCCGATTTCTGTGACACGTTCGGTGAcacgaggggcgaggagggagggagaacgagggagggaattaggaggtgaaggagggacggggagggagaggttgtaggggggagggggagggaaaatgagggagggaattaggaggtgaaggaggggcgagggggaaggagaatgagggagggaattaggaggtgaaggagggacggggagggtgagaggggcgagggggaaggagaatgagggagggaattaggaggatggtaaaggggggagggggagggataatgagagggttatggtgagggagggagagggggcgagttAGGGTGGGtcaaggaaggatggagagggggaagggaggagggagaatgagggggcgaagggagaggggaagaatgaaagggggaggtgagggagagggaaagggtgaaaagtagggagagggaaatgaggggatgaaagggtaggtaagggttaagggggtgggggagggggagggaggagtgaggctaAGGGcgagggtttgagggaggggagTTGAATGGGCGAATGAGGGTCgtcgagagtgggagggaggagggtgagggagaacgaggagatgGTGAAAAAGGAgtggaggataggaagaaagaaaatgaggtagtgagggagaaagagaaacggtgagggggaaggaggaagagagagaagaatgagggggataagagagacagagatagaaagaaaaaaatgaaaggagaaggaaaataataatataaagtagACCAAAATAATGTGATATGAGTCGATTTGATGACGTAGAACAGCGCAGAATGCCTTACGAAGAGTCAAATAAGAATTGGCAACGCATTTAACCTCGACTGACCGAACCCTCAtcgacagagaagagaaaatatgagtcAGGTATTAATTATAAATGTCCGaggatctttatcattatacatatcttGTTaacttgtgtttgtctgtatgtttttaggatccataaacaaaaatacaagatGTAGATAATTTTTGACGTCATCGGAGACTAAGACCGGTGTCTGTGATATGATTAATGTAGGTGACAGGTGATGGTTGTCGCTATGAAACGGAGCTAATGGGTGCAATtacgccatcgtcatcatcttcatcgtcaccattatcatcatcatcatcatcatcctcataattatgataataataataatgataatcaccatcaccaacatcatcatcatcgtcaccctcatcaccatcggcATGACATCATCATTTCATGATCACCACCACggttatcatcatcagcacctTTATATCATTTGAACGTACAGATTACCATAGGATTTGTCTTTAACAAATGTCTTAGCAATTCCCTCACAGTGCCAGATAGTGCCATTTAGTGCCATACctaattttattttgttctgtAGTACTTGACCCAAGCAACGAGATATC from Penaeus vannamei isolate JL-2024 chromosome 43, ASM4276789v1, whole genome shotgun sequence includes the following:
- the LOC138860731 gene encoding uncharacterized protein — protein: MVQFVFSVLLEYYFHNEPGSEDFEDGEDSEEGVDTKDSEGSEYSKDGEDSEDRKDGKDRKDSDGDEDSEEGMDGEDCEDRKDDEDSEECGGNDGECDNYVLTKGDNGIILQYCYLLKCLVYPWRKVLAEEQGGRELRLSSQWEPVVLVVRLLGRLVVSLIGRSVV